The following proteins are co-located in the Wenzhouxiangella marina genome:
- the trmB gene encoding tRNA (guanine(46)-N(7))-methyltransferase TrmB, which translates to MKRSVPDRRNSIGGGGSRVPRSSQSGLHPDLDRVVRRHLDHAWRQPIRRHSQQAFDALRSRVESADRLVLDSGCGTGRSTLQLAERHPDALVLGIDKSEQRLGKAPAMPTNAVLLRAELADVWRLARSAGWAVHAHYLLYPNPWPKPGQLQRRWHGHPVFPELLALGGRLELRSNFELYLLEFRCALDLAGVHAAEVVSFRPEFPISPFEAKYTASGHELFRLTVQLETNA; encoded by the coding sequence ATGAAACGCAGCGTCCCAGATCGTCGGAATTCCATTGGCGGCGGCGGCTCGCGCGTCCCCCGCTCATCGCAATCCGGCCTGCATCCCGATCTGGATCGCGTCGTCCGGCGCCACCTCGACCACGCCTGGCGGCAGCCCATCCGGCGCCACTCGCAGCAGGCCTTCGATGCCCTTCGGTCGCGCGTCGAGTCGGCCGACCGTCTGGTGCTCGATTCCGGCTGCGGAACCGGTCGCTCCACGCTGCAGCTGGCCGAGCGGCATCCCGACGCCCTGGTGCTGGGGATCGACAAGTCCGAGCAGCGCCTGGGCAAGGCGCCCGCCATGCCGACCAACGCCGTCCTGCTGCGCGCCGAGCTGGCCGATGTCTGGCGCCTGGCCCGGTCGGCGGGCTGGGCTGTCCATGCCCACTATCTGCTCTATCCCAACCCCTGGCCCAAGCCGGGCCAGCTGCAGCGGCGCTGGCACGGTCATCCGGTCTTTCCCGAGCTGCTCGCCCTGGGCGGGCGTCTGGAGTTGCGCAGCAATTTCGAGCTCTACCTGCTCGAGTTCCGGTGCGCCCTGGACCTTGCCGGTGTCCACGCAGCGGAAGTGGTATCGTTCCGACCCGAATTTCCGATCAGCCCCTTCGAGGCGAAGTACACGGCCTCCGGGCATGAACTCTTTCGATTGACCGTCCAACTGGAGACAAACGCATGA